From a region of the Candidatus Pelagibacter sp. FZCC0015 genome:
- a CDS encoding CTP synthase: MARYIFVTGGVVSSLGKGLSSASLAYLLQSRGYKVRLRKLDPYLNVDPGTMSPFQHGEVFVTDDGAETDLDLGHYERFSGVTAKKTDNITTGKIYSDVLKKERKGQYLGKTVQVIPHITDRIKEFIKHDTSKEDFVICEIGGIVGDIESLPFVEAIRQFSNDIGKKNALFIHLTLVPYLKASDEIKTKPTQHSVKELRSIGIQPDIIICRSERPIPLDHRKKISLFCNVDIKNVIETVDVKTIYEAPISFFNQKLDIQVLNYFKLKTKKPANLNPWKKITKITLNTKRHVNIAIIGKYVELKDAYKSLDEALTHGGISNNLKVNLVRIDSEKLKVSEIKNKLKNVSGILIPGGFGKRGTEGKIEAIRYARINKIPFLGICYGMQMAIIEFARNQLKIKKATSSEFDKGGVHIIGLMHEWEKSGRKVKGTDKDLGGTMRLGSYDAILKDKSKIRDIYKSRLIKERHRHRYEVDISYKEKFEKKGLIFSGLSPDHKLPEIVELKNHPWFIGVQFHPEFKSRPLNPHPLFSSFIKAAKNHR, from the coding sequence ATGGCGCGATATATATTTGTCACTGGCGGCGTGGTTTCCTCCCTTGGTAAAGGTCTATCTTCTGCATCCCTTGCTTATTTATTACAATCAAGAGGTTACAAAGTTCGTTTAAGAAAATTAGACCCATATCTAAATGTCGATCCAGGAACAATGAGTCCATTTCAACATGGTGAAGTTTTTGTAACAGACGATGGTGCTGAAACAGATTTAGATCTAGGGCACTATGAAAGATTTTCTGGCGTTACTGCAAAGAAAACCGATAACATCACAACTGGAAAAATTTATAGCGATGTTCTTAAAAAAGAAAGAAAAGGTCAGTATTTAGGTAAAACTGTTCAAGTAATTCCTCATATCACAGATAGAATTAAAGAATTTATAAAACACGATACATCTAAAGAAGATTTTGTAATTTGTGAAATAGGAGGAATAGTAGGTGATATAGAAAGTTTACCGTTTGTAGAAGCGATAAGACAATTTTCCAATGATATTGGTAAAAAAAATGCATTATTTATTCATTTAACTTTAGTTCCTTATTTAAAAGCATCGGATGAAATAAAAACAAAACCAACACAACACTCAGTTAAAGAATTAAGAAGCATTGGTATTCAACCTGATATTATTATTTGTAGATCAGAAAGACCTATACCTTTAGACCATAGAAAAAAAATATCTTTGTTTTGTAATGTTGATATTAAAAATGTAATTGAAACTGTTGATGTTAAAACTATTTATGAGGCTCCGATTAGTTTTTTCAATCAAAAATTAGATATTCAAGTTTTAAATTATTTTAAATTAAAAACAAAAAAACCTGCAAATTTGAATCCTTGGAAAAAAATAACTAAAATTACTCTTAATACTAAAAGACATGTTAACATTGCAATTATTGGAAAATATGTTGAATTAAAAGATGCTTATAAATCTTTAGATGAAGCACTTACTCATGGAGGAATATCCAATAATCTTAAAGTTAATTTGGTTAGAATAGATTCTGAAAAATTAAAAGTTTCAGAAATAAAAAATAAACTTAAAAATGTTTCAGGAATTCTAATTCCAGGTGGGTTTGGTAAAAGGGGAACTGAGGGTAAAATTGAGGCGATAAGATATGCAAGAATAAATAAAATTCCATTCCTTGGAATTTGTTATGGAATGCAAATGGCAATAATTGAATTTGCTAGAAATCAATTAAAGATTAAAAAAGCAACTTCTTCTGAGTTTGATAAAGGCGGTGTCCATATTATTGGCTTGATGCATGAATGGGAAAAAAGTGGAAGAAAAGTTAAAGGAACAGATAAAGACTTAGGAGGCACCATGAGACTTGGTTCTTATGATGCAATTTTAAAAGATAAATCTAAAATTAGAGATATTTATAAATCTAGATTAATCAAAGAGAGACATAGACATAGATATGAAGTGGATATTTCATATAAAGAAAAATTTGAGAAGAAAGGATTAATATTTTCAGGTTTATCTCCAGATCATAAGCTTCCAGAGATAGTAGAACTTAAAAATCATCCTTGGTTTATAGGAGTTCAGTTCCATCCTGAATTTAAATCTAGACCTTTGAACCCACATCCTTTATTCTCTTCTTTTATCAAAGCAGCAAAAAATCATAGATGA
- a CDS encoding SurA N-terminal domain-containing protein — protein MIEKLKNLGWKQLGGLVLIVIIIIAFGFGGFGGGFSTNNQNNIAKINKTNVTTQDFIDYVNQSGISQEAIRDNLDNNIIEELLSGLISTTLIDLEIKDFDLSINERTILKNIKENKNFQDENGAFQRIKYEKFLLSNNLSAPMFELQLKNRELQKHLFDFIGAGTITPNFLIEKKFEENNKSLDIEYFDMENLYKTKNDYTANEIEVFIDENKDQLKREYIDFKYVILNPKNLIGIEEFNQEFFDEIDSIENKISQGSAFDTILEDINVDTIEVNEFAPSSSKQINEDLIYSKKASKIDLIESGDNFLLYNIDNQYDRAPDLNDEIIKGEIVELIYQKGKFDYNREIIEEIQKKEFDNSKFEELAGSNKEYSSINSIEDDKLIDINSVKMLYALPVNSFALVNKEDKIFLVKITGTNKNSFNKADEKYLKFVNSQNTNNRKTILQSYDQLLNDKYQVQLNQKTIDRVKNYFK, from the coding sequence ATGATTGAAAAATTAAAAAACTTAGGCTGGAAACAACTTGGTGGATTGGTGTTAATTGTCATAATCATCATCGCTTTTGGTTTTGGGGGTTTTGGTGGTGGGTTTAGTACAAACAATCAAAACAATATTGCAAAAATAAATAAAACAAATGTAACAACCCAAGATTTTATTGATTATGTGAATCAAAGTGGAATTTCACAAGAAGCTATTCGGGATAATTTAGACAACAATATTATTGAGGAATTATTATCAGGATTAATTTCAACTACATTGATTGATTTAGAAATTAAAGACTTTGATCTTTCAATTAACGAAAGAACCATACTTAAAAACATTAAAGAAAATAAAAATTTCCAAGATGAAAATGGTGCTTTTCAAAGAATTAAATATGAAAAATTTTTGCTCTCCAACAACTTGTCAGCTCCAATGTTTGAATTGCAATTAAAAAATAGAGAATTACAGAAACACTTATTTGATTTTATTGGTGCTGGAACAATAACACCAAATTTTTTGATAGAAAAAAAGTTTGAAGAAAATAATAAATCTTTAGACATCGAGTATTTTGATATGGAAAATCTATATAAAACAAAAAATGATTACACAGCAAATGAAATTGAAGTATTTATTGATGAAAATAAGGATCAATTAAAAAGAGAATATATAGATTTTAAGTATGTGATTTTAAATCCAAAAAATCTAATTGGTATAGAAGAATTTAACCAAGAGTTTTTTGATGAAATAGACTCAATTGAAAACAAAATTTCTCAAGGAAGTGCATTTGACACTATATTAGAAGATATAAATGTTGACACTATTGAGGTAAATGAGTTTGCACCTAGCTCTAGTAAACAGATTAATGAAGATCTAATTTATTCTAAGAAAGCATCTAAAATAGACTTGATAGAAAGTGGTGATAACTTTTTACTTTATAATATTGATAATCAATATGATCGAGCTCCAGATTTAAATGATGAAATAATTAAAGGAGAAATAGTTGAGTTAATATATCAAAAAGGTAAATTTGATTACAATAGAGAAATTATAGAAGAAATTCAAAAAAAGGAATTTGATAATTCAAAATTTGAAGAACTTGCAGGTTCAAATAAGGAATATTCTTCTATTAATTCTATAGAAGATGACAAACTCATTGATATTAATTCAGTAAAAATGCTTTATGCGTTACCTGTAAACTCTTTTGCTCTAGTAAATAAAGAAGATAAAATTTTTTTAGTAAAAATTACTGGAACAAATAAAAATTCATTTAACAAAGCAGATGAAAAATATCTTAAATTTGTAAATAGCCAAAATACAAATAATAGAAAAACCATCTTACAATCGTATGATCAATTACTTAATGATAAGTATCAAGTTCAATTAAATCAAAAAACTATTGATAGAGTTAAAAATTATTTCAAATGA
- the secG gene encoding preprotein translocase subunit SecG yields METLLLVINIILAVILVLLVLLQKSEGGALGIGVSQENFMLSRSAGSFMTKATAIVATLFIICSLALTIISRAELTPTGSVLDTVEEKTEDTPSIPENN; encoded by the coding sequence ATGGAAACTTTATTATTAGTAATCAACATCATACTTGCAGTTATTTTAGTTCTTTTGGTTTTATTGCAAAAATCAGAGGGAGGTGCTCTTGGTATTGGAGTTTCCCAAGAAAATTTTATGTTATCTAGATCAGCAGGCAGCTTCATGACAAAAGCCACTGCAATTGTAGCAACACTTTTTATTATTTGTAGTCTGGCTCTAACAATAATTTCTAGAGCAGAACTTACTCCTACGGGGTCAGTATTGGATACAGTTGAGGAAAAAACTGAAGACACGCCTTCAATTCCGGAAAACAATTAA
- the tpiA gene encoding triose-phosphate isomerase codes for MTNKYMYFVANWKMFGDLRSLNSLDKVIKFSKNNKKNKIKIVYCPPNTLIRPLSRRLKKTKIEVGAQNCHHSYDYGAHTGQVNSNMLKNVGAKYVILGHSENRQLGETDNLINLKIKSAVKSGLKIIFCIGETLKERRQKKTNQILKRQIEKGLKSIKNKSKIIIAYEPVWSIGTGVIPKEADLNKTISFIKSRFIKNYPKILYGGSVNTNNVSILKKIPNIDGFLIGGASQISKKFIDIIQKTIN; via the coding sequence ATGACAAATAAATATATGTATTTTGTAGCTAATTGGAAAATGTTTGGTGATTTAAGATCTCTAAATTCACTTGATAAAGTAATAAAGTTTTCAAAAAATAATAAAAAAAATAAGATAAAAATAGTTTATTGCCCACCAAATACATTAATTCGTCCATTATCGAGAAGACTTAAAAAAACAAAAATAGAGGTTGGTGCCCAAAACTGTCATCACAGCTATGACTACGGTGCGCACACTGGCCAAGTAAATTCTAATATGCTTAAAAATGTTGGAGCAAAGTATGTTATTTTGGGACATTCAGAAAATAGACAACTAGGTGAGACAGATAATTTGATTAATTTAAAAATAAAAAGTGCAGTTAAATCAGGTCTCAAAATTATATTTTGTATTGGCGAAACCTTGAAAGAAAGAAGACAAAAAAAAACTAATCAAATTTTGAAAAGACAAATTGAAAAAGGATTAAAATCGATAAAAAATAAATCCAAAATTATTATAGCCTACGAACCGGTATGGTCTATTGGTACAGGTGTAATTCCAAAAGAAGCTGATTTAAACAAAACTATTTCATTTATTAAAAGTAGATTTATTAAAAATTATCCAAAAATTTTATATGGTGGATCTGTAAACACTAATAACGTAAGTATATTAAAAAAAATTCCCAACATTGATGGTTTTTTGATTGGAGGCGCATCACAAATTTCAAAGAAATTTATTGATATAATTCAAAAAACCATTAATTAG